The following proteins are encoded in a genomic region of Flammeovirga pectinis:
- a CDS encoding DUF1214 domain-containing protein has translation MDVVAIGISIMLMTVFAFESGSPFRDKPNDENEGLTYKANVPDKILIPDLVTTNLIGDLNFKHALPTEETIDKVRYFMDLSKVTQSFTKGITIASTYAILEGIKDAGTTPGDLLLTTNFNDARFIALTPNRTTSYALGELNLKVEPWIVEINPKIIGTVNDAFMSHVLDMNISGQEQNIKYLFVGPDYTGSIPKGYKVSKSKSYRNWIFLRLLEENNSSTEAIQLLKEGCKMYPLSKANIPSFQKFIDANGLYINTVHANNEDFFTELNAMVQYESETSFDAELVRLFASIGIKKDKAFTPNKRMQTIFKEGAAIGNAYVRANVINARDKEAFLYPEKRQWFTGILKDLNNTENTKCLIDDLPMYHFLTAGNTNKFANAVYAISATDVASNHFDGGKTYTLTLPANIPTENNWSVIVYDNHTRSLLETNQLTAGIDSQKENIKSNKDGSYTLWFGPKAPKGKLENWIQTIPNNGFYTILRINNPTDRWFNKSWIPGDLTLSNNK, from the coding sequence ATGGATGTAGTTGCGATTGGTATATCGATTATGTTAATGACAGTTTTTGCTTTTGAAAGTGGATCACCTTTCAGAGATAAACCTAATGACGAAAACGAAGGTTTAACATACAAAGCCAATGTTCCTGATAAAATATTAATACCTGATTTAGTTACAACTAATCTAATCGGTGATCTAAATTTCAAACATGCATTACCAACAGAAGAGACCATTGATAAAGTACGTTACTTTATGGATCTTTCTAAAGTTACTCAGTCCTTTACTAAGGGTATAACTATAGCTTCTACTTATGCAATACTTGAAGGAATAAAAGATGCTGGTACTACCCCTGGTGATTTATTACTAACAACAAACTTTAATGATGCCCGGTTTATTGCCTTAACTCCAAATAGAACAACTTCTTATGCTTTAGGAGAATTAAATTTAAAAGTAGAGCCTTGGATTGTTGAGATAAACCCTAAAATTATTGGTACGGTTAACGATGCATTCATGAGTCATGTTCTTGATATGAACATTTCGGGACAAGAACAGAACATTAAATATCTATTTGTAGGACCAGATTATACAGGTTCAATTCCTAAAGGATATAAAGTAAGTAAATCAAAAAGCTATAGAAATTGGATCTTTCTAAGATTACTTGAAGAAAACAATAGTTCCACAGAGGCTATACAGCTATTAAAAGAAGGGTGTAAAATGTATCCTCTATCTAAAGCTAACATTCCTTCTTTTCAAAAATTTATTGATGCTAATGGCTTGTATATTAATACTGTACATGCTAACAACGAAGACTTTTTTACAGAATTAAATGCTATGGTTCAATATGAATCAGAGACTTCTTTTGATGCTGAACTTGTACGTCTATTTGCCTCTATTGGTATAAAAAAAGACAAAGCGTTTACTCCCAATAAGCGTATGCAAACAATATTTAAAGAAGGGGCTGCGATAGGTAATGCTTATGTAAGAGCAAACGTCATTAATGCTAGAGATAAAGAAGCATTTCTATATCCTGAAAAGAGGCAGTGGTTTACAGGTATTCTTAAAGACCTTAATAATACTGAGAATACTAAGTGTTTAATAGACGACCTGCCAATGTATCATTTTCTTACAGCAGGAAATACAAATAAATTTGCTAATGCTGTATATGCTATAAGTGCTACAGATGTAGCCAGTAACCATTTTGATGGTGGTAAAACATATACATTAACATTACCTGCTAACATTCCTACAGAAAATAATTGGTCTGTTATTGTTTACGATAATCATACACGCTCTTTACTAGAAACAAATCAGTTAACTGCTGGGATTGACAGTCAAAAAGAAAATATTAAATCAAATAAAGACGGTTCTTACACCTTATGGTTTGGTCCAAAAGCTCCGAAAGGAAAACTAGAAAATTGGATTCAGACTATACCTAACAACGGTTTTTATACCATTCTCAGAATAAATAATCCAACGGATAGATGGTTTAATAAATCATGGATTCCAGGAGATCTCACATTATCAAACAACAAATAA
- a CDS encoding T9SS type A sorting domain-containing protein — translation MKRLFLLSLFINIHFALFGQPSTEWAQFAETTLSTNAYGTFNTTDNSGNTYNVGYYGTSSGETFVAGSESISAEEGIGYDGFIIKYDTDGVVLWMESLGGKDSHDYIRSIKTDGSGNIYLVGYYEDSANFDGANTITTSGQQDTFIVKYNSSGVFQWVKEIKGTSSIKGESVTIDTSGNIVVTGSYAAGTISCEGLSISGSTQSLFVAKFDSDGTATWIGSIEYYATIGAKSLSTDSNDNIYITGSINTSQSKIKTATDGVSNDYSDTNITLTDFTSGSSDIFITKFNYDGELQWFKSTTNTGTASGNGIIVDSNDNFYITGYYNGTINTVNTSNDNDAFIAKYNSAGTLIWLESYGGSGDQSGVATVVDQLDDVYLTTDNTIVKLDSDGNQEWTRSSSSPTGTLETQSISINSGGDIIISGQFKEDADFNGTSIDAERSAWSIFTTKFSNSDDLPIELLSFTGSLENNQVLFTWETASEINNDFFTLERSKDGKNWQIIETIKGAGNSSTTLKYTTVDTTPFSKKSYYRLKQTDFDRQYTYSNSISIQKESTNEFILSYYPNPSRNTLTIEHNASQDINYQIINALGQIELRGTLLQQNDVINLSNLKSGLHYLKTYKKTVKIIVAKD, via the coding sequence ATGAAGAGATTATTCTTATTATCACTTTTTATAAATATTCATTTCGCTTTATTCGGACAACCAAGTACTGAATGGGCTCAGTTTGCAGAAACAACGCTTAGTACAAACGCTTATGGTACTTTCAATACAACAGATAACTCTGGAAATACATATAATGTAGGTTATTATGGAACAAGTTCAGGTGAAACTTTTGTTGCAGGCAGTGAAAGTATTTCAGCAGAAGAAGGTATTGGTTATGATGGATTTATTATTAAATACGATACAGATGGAGTAGTACTCTGGATGGAAAGTCTAGGAGGAAAAGATAGCCATGATTATATTCGATCTATTAAAACAGACGGCTCTGGAAATATTTATTTAGTAGGGTATTATGAAGACTCAGCTAACTTTGACGGGGCAAATACAATAACAACTTCAGGGCAGCAAGATACTTTTATTGTAAAGTACAACTCTAGTGGTGTGTTCCAATGGGTAAAAGAAATAAAGGGTACAAGTAGTATAAAAGGAGAATCCGTTACAATTGATACTTCTGGAAATATCGTAGTAACTGGTTCTTATGCCGCAGGAACAATAAGTTGTGAAGGGTTATCAATTTCTGGAAGTACTCAAAGTCTTTTTGTTGCTAAATTTGATTCTGATGGTACTGCTACATGGATAGGAAGTATTGAATATTATGCAACAATAGGTGCAAAATCTCTCAGTACCGATTCTAATGATAATATATATATTACCGGGTCTATAAACACTTCACAATCAAAAATTAAAACAGCTACAGATGGAGTTAGTAATGACTATTCTGATACTAATATAACCCTCACTGATTTCACAAGTGGCAGTAGTGATATTTTTATCACCAAATTCAATTATGACGGTGAATTACAATGGTTTAAGTCTACAACAAATACAGGAACAGCAAGTGGAAATGGTATTATTGTTGATTCTAATGACAACTTCTATATTACTGGTTATTATAACGGAACAATAAACACTGTAAATACAAGTAATGATAATGATGCATTTATTGCTAAATATAACTCTGCCGGAACATTAATTTGGCTAGAATCGTATGGAGGATCTGGAGATCAATCAGGAGTTGCTACTGTTGTAGACCAATTAGATGACGTATATCTTACAACTGATAATACTATTGTGAAACTTGATTCAGATGGCAATCAAGAATGGACAAGGTCTTCTTCTTCTCCAACAGGCACACTAGAAACACAATCAATATCTATTAACAGTGGTGGTGACATTATTATTTCAGGTCAATTTAAAGAAGATGCCGATTTTAATGGTACAAGTATTGACGCTGAACGTTCTGCTTGGAGTATATTTACTACTAAATTTAGTAATTCTGACGATCTACCCATAGAACTTTTAAGTTTTACGGGGAGTTTAGAAAATAATCAAGTACTATTTACTTGGGAAACAGCTTCAGAAATCAATAACGACTTTTTTACATTAGAACGTTCTAAAGATGGTAAAAATTGGCAAATAATAGAGACAATTAAAGGGGCAGGAAACTCTTCTACCACTTTAAAATATACAACTGTAGATACAACTCCTTTTTCTAAAAAATCATATTACAGATTAAAGCAAACTGATTTTGATAGACAATATACCTATTCTAATAGCATTTCGATACAAAAGGAATCTACCAATGAGTTTATTCTAAGTTACTACCCGAATCCTTCTAGAAATACTTTGACTATAGAACATAATGCATCACAAGATATTAATTATCAAATAATTAACGCTTTAGGACAAATAGAATTAAGGGGTACATTATTACAACAAAATGATGTAATAAATTTATCTAACTTAAAATCGGGATTACATTATCTTAAAACCTATAAGAAAACAGTTAAAATAATTGTAGCAAAAGATTAA
- a CDS encoding preprotein translocase subunit SecA produces MIQNFLQKIFGSKSGRDLKSLLPVAVSINREYLKLRHISDDELRNKTVEFINYIDNETTIFDHKETELDTSLPKEEYQIKLKKIKTLKQNKLERTLEKILPKAFAVVKETARRFTHQKCLEVIPSPLDRELAEKHDYVVIEGDKAIWTNEWRVGTNNHKWDMIHYDVQLIAGVVLHEGKIAQMNTGEGKTLASTLPIYLNALAQKGVHVITVNDYLAKRDAEWNAPIFQFLGLTVDCIENYPQHSLKRKNAYNADITYGTNSAFGFDYLFDNMVKSKDEVKQRGHHFAILDEVDSVLIDDARTPLIISGQAEQTNLTAKFDELKPLMRGLVRGQRNLITESIIKIKRLNNSIDSNVAGKELLKVLRGAPNNTLFLKYLNEYGVKQLLQKAQHQYSANNDLKMHEIDETLFYVIDLKNKSVELTNKGMTFINEQVNDNFFVLPDLNITYNTEEEKNIATDLYELKVEKIFNFRQLLKANTLFTKDIDYVIEEHQIKLIDEQTGRIMEGRRLSDGLHQAIEAKESLQIEDASQTHASISLQNYFKMYSKLSGMTGTAETEANEFWKTYKLDILVVPTNLKVERVDLPDRIFKTHKRRLEAVVLEIIGQSNLGRPVLVGTSSVEGSELLSKLLNKKNVQHKVLNAKSHRREADIISKAGVSGAITIATNMAGRGTDIKLSKEALKAGGLAVIGTCKHESRRIDQQLRGRSGRQGDVGSSQFFLSLEDEIVRLYASNDIARLEGQFKHFKNGEIFHKNLDKIVTKSQISVEENNFSTRKKMLEFDNVINLQRDIIYNRRQNTLFNTTVKEEIDQLFLDVITQILLSNSDNFKEFNIAYSRAFGRTTFLRKSDFLMFNQKDVIQLLLNEFLSNYTKRFDKFEYSSDISVYTFFDKSVVVDLKKNDQSLLIDTIQRAVMLDVIDRKWKQHLLELEKLKQEVQNAVYEQKEPITIFKVEAFNLFKQLIEDIDYEIVTFLSRGLLGTRKVKQPIAIKVMNSPVENEPNNYQRNQKVTVEYTDGSLKKDIKYKNISTDLQNGNCTVVK; encoded by the coding sequence ATGATACAGAATTTTTTACAAAAAATATTCGGCTCTAAATCAGGTCGAGATTTAAAAAGCTTATTACCTGTAGCGGTAAGTATAAATAGAGAATATTTAAAATTGCGTCATATTTCTGATGATGAATTAAGAAACAAAACTGTAGAGTTTATCAATTATATTGACAATGAGACAACCATTTTTGATCATAAAGAAACCGAATTAGATACCTCTTTACCAAAAGAAGAATATCAAATTAAATTAAAAAAAATAAAAACGTTAAAACAAAATAAGTTAGAGCGTACATTAGAAAAGATATTACCTAAAGCTTTTGCTGTCGTAAAAGAAACAGCGAGAAGGTTTACACATCAAAAATGTTTAGAAGTTATACCATCACCTTTAGATAGAGAATTAGCAGAAAAGCATGATTATGTAGTTATTGAAGGAGACAAAGCAATATGGACTAATGAGTGGCGAGTAGGCACAAATAACCATAAATGGGACATGATACATTATGATGTTCAATTGATTGCAGGTGTTGTGTTACATGAAGGGAAAATAGCCCAAATGAATACTGGCGAGGGAAAAACTCTTGCAAGTACGCTACCTATTTATTTAAATGCTTTAGCTCAAAAAGGTGTCCATGTTATTACAGTAAATGATTATTTAGCAAAAAGAGATGCAGAGTGGAATGCTCCTATATTTCAATTTTTAGGTTTAACTGTAGATTGTATAGAAAACTATCCTCAGCATTCGCTTAAAAGAAAAAATGCTTACAATGCTGATATTACATACGGTACTAATAGTGCTTTTGGCTTTGATTACCTCTTTGATAATATGGTTAAAAGTAAAGATGAGGTAAAACAAAGGGGACATCATTTCGCAATTTTAGACGAGGTAGATTCTGTACTAATTGATGACGCACGTACTCCACTTATTATATCTGGACAAGCAGAACAAACAAACTTAACAGCAAAGTTTGATGAGCTGAAACCACTTATGAGAGGTTTAGTAAGAGGACAAAGAAATCTAATTACAGAGAGTATAATAAAAATAAAACGCTTAAATAATTCGATAGATTCTAATGTAGCAGGCAAAGAATTATTAAAAGTGCTTAGAGGTGCACCAAACAATACTTTATTTTTAAAATATTTAAATGAATATGGAGTAAAACAACTCCTTCAGAAAGCACAACATCAATACTCGGCAAATAATGATTTAAAAATGCATGAGATTGACGAAACATTATTTTACGTTATAGACTTAAAGAATAAATCTGTTGAGTTAACAAATAAAGGTATGACTTTTATTAATGAACAGGTAAATGATAACTTTTTTGTATTACCAGATTTAAATATAACGTATAATACAGAAGAGGAAAAAAATATAGCCACTGATTTATATGAATTAAAGGTTGAAAAGATATTTAATTTTAGACAGCTTTTAAAAGCAAATACACTCTTTACAAAAGATATTGATTATGTAATAGAAGAGCATCAGATTAAGTTAATTGATGAACAGACGGGAAGAATTATGGAAGGACGAAGACTTTCTGATGGTCTTCATCAAGCGATAGAGGCTAAAGAAAGTTTACAAATAGAGGATGCTTCTCAGACGCATGCTTCTATTAGTTTACAAAATTATTTTAAGATGTATTCTAAGCTTTCGGGTATGACGGGTACTGCAGAAACAGAAGCAAATGAGTTTTGGAAAACTTATAAATTAGATATACTAGTTGTACCTACAAACTTGAAAGTAGAACGTGTAGATTTACCTGATAGGATATTTAAAACGCATAAACGAAGGTTAGAGGCTGTAGTACTAGAAATAATTGGTCAATCTAATTTAGGTAGGCCAGTTTTAGTCGGTACAAGTTCTGTAGAGGGGTCTGAATTATTAAGTAAATTATTAAACAAAAAGAATGTTCAGCATAAGGTACTTAATGCAAAAAGTCATAGAAGAGAAGCCGATATTATAAGTAAAGCAGGAGTGAGTGGAGCCATTACTATTGCCACAAACATGGCAGGTAGAGGTACTGATATTAAGTTATCTAAAGAAGCCTTAAAAGCTGGAGGACTTGCTGTTATCGGTACATGTAAACATGAATCTAGAAGGATTGATCAACAATTGCGAGGTCGTTCTGGTAGACAGGGTGATGTTGGTTCTTCTCAATTTTTCTTATCATTGGAAGATGAAATTGTTCGTTTATACGCATCTAATGATATTGCTCGATTAGAAGGACAATTTAAGCATTTTAAAAATGGTGAAATCTTTCATAAAAATTTAGATAAGATTGTTACAAAGTCTCAAATATCTGTTGAAGAAAATAATTTTTCGACCCGTAAAAAGATGTTAGAGTTTGATAATGTAATTAATCTCCAGAGAGATATTATCTATAACAGAAGACAAAATACACTCTTTAACACTACTGTAAAAGAAGAAATCGATCAATTATTCTTAGATGTAATTACCCAAATATTACTATCAAATAGTGATAATTTTAAAGAGTTTAATATTGCGTATTCGAGAGCCTTTGGGAGAACAACGTTTTTAAGAAAAAGTGACTTCCTTATGTTTAATCAAAAAGATGTTATTCAACTTCTGCTTAACGAATTCCTCTCAAATTATACAAAGCGCTTTGATAAATTTGAGTATTCTTCTGATATAAGTGTATATACATTTTTTGATAAATCTGTAGTGGTAGATCTAAAGAAGAATGATCAAAGTTTACTTATAGATACTATCCAAAGAGCTGTAATGTTAGATGTTATTGATAGAAAATGGAAACAACACCTTTTAGAGTTGGAAAAATTAAAACAAGAGGTGCAAAATGCAGTCTATGAACAAAAAGAACCTATTACAATTTTTAAGGTAGAAGCTTTTAATTTGTTCAAGCAGTTGATAGAAGATATAGATTATGAGATAGTTACTTTTTTAAGTAGAGGCTTACTTGGAACAAGAAAAGTAAAACAACCTATTGCTATTAAAGTAATGAACTCACCAGTAGAAAATGAACCGAACAATTACCAAAGAAATCAGAAAGTAACTGTAGAATATACTGACGGTTCGTTAAAGAAAGATATTAAATACAAAAATATATCTACTGATCTTCAGAATGGAAACTGTACAGTTGTTAAATAA
- a CDS encoding DUF3124 domain-containing protein encodes MKKILKPLLIHLSIIFISFGCVTVDDFEVLSSPVYRKYIDKDRQLNLEFKEMHYVPAYSNLFYKNGNTKLNFAVVLSIRNTSAVESIFITSVDLRNSKGKSVRKYVSREVELAPLGSTEFIVNYNDNRSGPGANFIVEYGAENEIQDTPIIESVNIGHYGRHGFSFSSQSKKISNFNEADTFSEE; translated from the coding sequence ATGAAAAAGATTTTAAAACCTTTATTAATCCACCTAAGTATAATATTCATTTCATTTGGTTGTGTAACTGTAGATGATTTTGAAGTGCTTTCTTCGCCAGTTTATAGAAAATACATAGATAAGGACAGGCAACTAAATCTTGAGTTTAAAGAGATGCATTATGTACCTGCTTATTCAAATCTGTTTTATAAAAATGGAAATACGAAGCTAAATTTTGCAGTTGTATTAAGTATTAGAAATACGAGTGCTGTGGAAAGTATTTTTATTACTTCTGTTGATTTACGTAACAGTAAAGGTAAAAGTGTTAGAAAATATGTAAGTAGAGAAGTAGAGTTAGCTCCGTTAGGTTCAACAGAGTTTATTGTTAATTATAATGATAACAGAAGTGGACCAGGAGCAAATTTTATTGTTGAATATGGAGCTGAAAATGAAATTCAGGATACCCCAATAATTGAATCTGTAAACATTGGACATTATGGCCGACATGGTTTTTCTTTCTCGTCTCAATCAAAGAAAATTTCCAATTTTAACGAAGCAGATACTTTTTCTGAGGAGTAA